From Paenibacillus segetis, one genomic window encodes:
- the hisB gene encoding imidazoleglycerol-phosphate dehydratase HisB — protein MTTSNGEVQARKADISRKTNETDIKLQFAVDGTGKSSLETDVPFLNHMLDLFTKHGQFDLSVEAHGDIEIDDHHTVEDIGICLGQCIHEALGDKRGIKRYASVFIPMDEALAQVVIDVSNRPHFEYRAEYPSDRVGSFDVQLVQEFLWKLALEARITLHVIVHYGQNTHHMVEAVFKALGRALDEATSIDPRVSGVPSTKGVL, from the coding sequence ATGACGACAAGTAACGGGGAAGTACAAGCGCGTAAAGCGGATATTAGTCGCAAAACCAATGAGACGGATATCAAGCTGCAATTTGCGGTAGATGGTACGGGGAAATCTTCACTCGAGACGGATGTACCATTTCTGAATCATATGCTAGACCTGTTTACGAAGCATGGTCAATTTGATCTGTCGGTTGAGGCGCATGGGGATATTGAAATCGATGACCATCATACGGTTGAGGATATCGGTATTTGTCTTGGACAATGTATACATGAAGCGTTGGGTGATAAAAGAGGAATCAAACGTTACGCTAGTGTCTTTATTCCGATGGATGAAGCATTAGCTCAGGTCGTTATTGATGTCAGCAATCGCCCACACTTCGAATATCGTGCGGAGTATCCTTCGGACCGAGTTGGCAGCTTTGATGTGCAACTTGTCCAAGAATTCCTGTGGAAGCTGGCGCTAGAAGCACGGATTACGCTACATGTTATTGTGCACTACGGGCAGAACACGCACCATATGGTCGAAGCGGTGTTTAAGGCACTTGGGCGTGCGCTTGATGAAGCGACGAGTATAGACCCGCGCGTAAGCGGTGTGCCGTCGACGAAGGGAGTGCTATAG
- the hisIE gene encoding bifunctional phosphoribosyl-AMP cyclohydrolase/phosphoribosyl-ATP diphosphatase HisIE has product MSQSLELSLPFEELVNSIKWDENGLVPAIVQDADTKEVLTLAYVNRESLGKSVETGQTWFWSRSRAELWNKGATSGNTQQIISMSYDCDADTLLFVVDPKGPACHTGAESCFFRTVAMATGQEKSPKSPSQSDRFMVLTELEQLIAERYESRPEGAYTTYLFEKGLDKILKKVGEETAESIIAAKNGDNDELRYEVSDLIYHLLVLLRERGLSLDEIMQELERRHERPRRD; this is encoded by the coding sequence ATGAGTCAGTCATTAGAATTATCACTTCCGTTTGAAGAGCTTGTGAACAGTATTAAATGGGATGAGAATGGTTTGGTTCCGGCAATCGTACAGGATGCAGATACCAAGGAAGTGCTCACGCTTGCCTATGTGAATCGTGAATCGCTGGGTAAATCGGTAGAAACAGGGCAAACTTGGTTCTGGAGTCGTTCTCGTGCGGAGCTGTGGAACAAGGGGGCAACTTCAGGTAATACACAACAGATTATCTCGATGTCATATGACTGTGATGCAGATACATTGCTGTTCGTAGTAGATCCAAAAGGCCCAGCTTGTCATACAGGAGCAGAAAGCTGCTTTTTCCGTACGGTGGCAATGGCGACGGGTCAAGAGAAGTCACCCAAATCGCCGAGTCAGAGCGATCGTTTTATGGTGCTCACCGAACTAGAGCAATTGATTGCAGAGCGTTATGAGAGTCGTCCAGAAGGTGCTTATACGACCTATTTATTTGAAAAGGGTCTAGATAAAATCCTTAAAAAAGTAGGTGAAGAGACCGCTGAGTCGATTATTGCAGCTAAAAATGGCGATAATGATGAGCTACGGTATGAGGTAAGTGACTTGATCTATCACTTATTAGTGCTATTAAGAGAACGTGGATTATCATTGGATGAAATCATGCAGGAATTGGAGCGGCGTCATGAACGTCCGCGCCGTGATTAG
- the hisH gene encoding imidazole glycerol phosphate synthase subunit HisH: MGIAIVDYGMGNLHSVGKAVERLGFEGIVTGDEREILEAGGVVLPGVGAFGDAMKHLRETGLDAVVKQAAASGKPLLGICLGMQLLFDESEEHGLNTGLGILPGRVVRFQGGDYKVPHMGWNRLEFKQPDSPLLAGLTEGHVYFVHSYHVLPERGDDLLAVTDYGRPVTAIVGRGNVFGMQFHPEKSSELGMALLGNFLSLAEGRGERN, encoded by the coding sequence GTGGGCATAGCCATCGTTGATTACGGAATGGGCAACTTGCACAGCGTTGGCAAGGCCGTCGAGCGTTTAGGATTTGAAGGTATCGTGACCGGAGATGAGCGGGAGATTCTGGAGGCGGGTGGCGTCGTGTTGCCAGGCGTTGGCGCCTTCGGCGATGCGATGAAGCATCTGCGCGAAACCGGACTGGACGCGGTAGTGAAGCAAGCGGCGGCAAGCGGTAAGCCGCTGCTTGGCATTTGCCTTGGCATGCAGCTGCTCTTCGACGAGAGTGAGGAGCACGGCCTAAACACGGGCCTCGGCATTCTACCGGGCCGTGTGGTTCGGTTTCAAGGCGGCGATTATAAGGTGCCGCACATGGGCTGGAACCGGCTGGAGTTCAAGCAGCCGGATAGTCCACTTCTGGCGGGACTTACGGAAGGACACGTATACTTTGTCCATTCCTATCATGTGCTGCCAGAACGCGGAGATGATCTACTAGCCGTGACCGATTACGGTCGACCGGTGACAGCTATTGTCGGCCGAGGTAACGTATTCGGTATGCAGTTCCATCCCGAGAAGAGCAGCGAGCTTGGTATGGCGCTGCTCGGCAATTTTCTCTCGCTAGCTGAGGGTCGTGGGGAACGGAACTGA
- the hisA gene encoding 1-(5-phosphoribosyl)-5-[(5-phosphoribosylamino)methylideneamino]imidazole-4-carboxamide isomerase — protein MSSFVIYPAIDIRGGKCVRLVQGDYGRETVYNDNPLEVAKSWEAQGGSYIHLVDLDGAKAGHPVNDELIGQIARSVQVPVQVGGGLRTFEDVQRLLSLGVSRVIIGTAAIEDVEFTESVLATYGDKVAIGIDARNGYVATRGWLETSEVKAEELAKQLAAKGAETFIFTDISRDGMMQGPNVDAIVALAKASGRTVIASGGVTVQDDLLSLAAHANQGVGGAIVGKALYTGNIELAQAISATSKL, from the coding sequence ATGTCTTCATTCGTAATTTACCCTGCGATTGATATCCGGGGAGGAAAATGTGTACGACTGGTTCAGGGCGATTATGGCCGTGAGACCGTTTATAATGATAATCCGCTCGAGGTGGCAAAGTCATGGGAAGCTCAAGGCGGAAGTTATATCCACTTAGTGGATCTGGATGGAGCAAAAGCAGGCCACCCTGTTAATGATGAATTAATTGGACAGATTGCTCGCAGCGTGCAGGTGCCTGTGCAAGTGGGCGGTGGATTGCGGACATTCGAAGATGTTCAGCGCCTGTTATCTCTTGGCGTTAGCCGCGTAATTATTGGTACAGCAGCGATTGAAGATGTGGAGTTTACTGAGAGTGTACTAGCTACCTACGGGGATAAAGTCGCCATTGGCATTGATGCACGGAATGGTTATGTAGCTACTCGTGGATGGCTTGAGACTTCGGAGGTTAAGGCAGAGGAATTGGCTAAGCAGCTTGCTGCTAAAGGTGCTGAAACGTTTATTTTCACCGATATTTCTCGTGATGGTATGATGCAGGGACCAAACGTGGATGCAATTGTTGCACTTGCCAAGGCATCCGGTCGGACCGTTATCGCCTCCGGTGGTGTTACAGTTCAAGATGATTTGCTAAGTCTTGCAGCACATGCAAATCAAGGTGTTGGTGGTGCGATTGTCGGCAAAGCTCTTTACACAGGCAATATCGAACTAGCTCAAGCGATTAGTGCTACCTCGAAACTATAG
- a CDS encoding aminopeptidase: MTFQEKLAKYADLILSVGLNLKRGENIQIKFDSHNLELVRLIVKRAYQMGASHIVYDFQDDEMNLARYHDVHDDYLDEFPSVVADFKLNLYKEGFLQLSLVSPHTNLLQEVESDRVGRINKARSQAMQATMRYGMENHTKWVVAAAASRDWAKAVFETLPEEEALSLLWENIFIATRVTMEHPKEAWIQHDAHLKQYQAYLNQKRYSKLHFVSKQTDLTVGLTRGHVWNGGSDKTISGEVFMSNMPVEEVWTMPNAFEVNGYVTMTKPLNIFGRIVKTLKLVFKDGEVVEYESDQPDIIKSLLESDSGAKRLGEVALVSIDSPIEKTGVLFKNTLFDENAASHLALGQAYIDNIEDGNIMSLEERKERGMNHSSIHQDFMIGNKEMVVYGVTNVGEEEPIMIKGQWVI; encoded by the coding sequence ATGACTTTTCAGGAGAAGTTAGCTAAATATGCTGACTTGATCTTAAGTGTGGGCTTGAATCTCAAACGAGGAGAGAATATTCAAATTAAATTTGATTCGCACAATCTCGAATTAGTTCGATTGATCGTCAAAAGAGCGTATCAAATGGGAGCCTCTCATATTGTATATGATTTTCAAGATGATGAAATGAATTTGGCAAGGTACCACGATGTGCATGATGACTATTTAGATGAGTTCCCATCTGTAGTGGCCGATTTTAAACTGAATTTGTATAAAGAAGGTTTTTTGCAATTGTCGTTAGTATCTCCCCATACAAACCTGTTACAAGAAGTAGAGAGCGATCGAGTGGGAAGAATTAATAAAGCTCGCTCACAAGCTATGCAAGCAACGATGAGATACGGCATGGAAAATCACACGAAATGGGTTGTGGCAGCTGCGGCATCAAGAGACTGGGCAAAAGCTGTTTTCGAAACCTTACCTGAAGAAGAGGCCTTATCCCTTTTATGGGAGAATATCTTTATAGCAACACGTGTTACTATGGAACATCCTAAAGAGGCGTGGATACAACACGATGCTCATTTAAAACAGTATCAAGCGTATTTGAATCAAAAAAGATATTCCAAATTGCATTTTGTAAGTAAGCAGACGGATTTAACAGTAGGACTTACTCGAGGTCACGTGTGGAATGGTGGCTCGGATAAAACCATTTCAGGCGAAGTGTTTATGTCCAATATGCCCGTTGAAGAAGTCTGGACGATGCCAAATGCATTTGAAGTAAACGGATATGTTACTATGACGAAACCGCTAAACATTTTCGGTAGGATAGTGAAAACATTGAAGTTGGTATTCAAAGATGGGGAAGTAGTGGAGTATGAAAGTGATCAGCCAGACATTATTAAGTCGTTACTAGAATCAGATTCTGGAGCTAAACGTTTAGGAGAAGTTGCGCTGGTTTCTATTGATTCACCCATTGAGAAAACAGGTGTCTTATTTAAAAATACGTTATTTGATGAGAATGCGGCGAGTCATTTGGCTCTTGGTCAAGCTTACATAGACAATATAGAAGATGGCAATATCATGAGCCTTGAAGAAAGAAAAGAACGTGGTATGAATCATTCTTCAATACATCAGGATTTCATGATTGGCAACAAGGAAATGGTAGTTTATGGTGTTACAAATGTTGGTGAAGAAGAACCTATAATGATAAAAGGGCAGTGGGTAATTTAA
- the hisF gene encoding imidazole glycerol phosphate synthase subunit HisF has product MLAKRIIPCLDVKDGRVVKGVNFVNLRDAGDPVELAALYDREGADELVFLDISASNEGRATMIEVVKQTAGEIAIPFTVGGGISGVDDMKRILRAGADKIGINTAAVLNPDLISDGARRFGSQCIVVAVDAKYNEIWGEWEVYTHGGRKPTGIRALTWVKEAESRGAGEILLTSMDADGTKDGFDLPLTKAVSSTVGIPVIASGGAGKTSDFYDVFTEGQADAALAATIFHYKEIAIPDLKQGLKSKGVEIR; this is encoded by the coding sequence ATGCTAGCTAAGCGAATTATCCCCTGTTTGGATGTAAAAGATGGGCGGGTTGTGAAAGGCGTGAATTTCGTCAATCTGCGTGATGCTGGCGATCCGGTTGAACTGGCAGCGCTGTATGATCGTGAGGGTGCAGATGAGCTTGTGTTTCTCGACATTTCGGCTTCAAATGAAGGCCGGGCGACGATGATTGAGGTCGTGAAGCAAACGGCAGGAGAAATTGCGATTCCCTTTACGGTAGGCGGCGGCATTTCTGGGGTAGACGATATGAAGCGTATCCTGCGTGCAGGAGCAGATAAGATTGGCATTAATACGGCGGCGGTACTAAATCCAGATTTGATTAGTGATGGAGCACGGCGGTTTGGTTCCCAATGCATTGTGGTTGCAGTTGATGCCAAATACAATGAAATTTGGGGCGAATGGGAAGTATATACCCATGGTGGACGGAAGCCGACGGGCATTCGAGCTTTGACTTGGGTGAAAGAGGCGGAATCGCGCGGCGCAGGAGAGATTCTTCTGACGAGCATGGATGCTGACGGAACAAAGGATGGTTTCGATCTGCCGCTGACGAAGGCGGTAAGTAGTACCGTAGGAATTCCGGTTATCGCATCAGGTGGAGCAGGGAAGACGTCAGACTTTTACGATGTATTTACAGAAGGTCAGGCAGACGCTGCATTGGCAGCGACTATTTTTCATTATAAAGAGATTGCGATACCCGATTTGAAACAGGGTCTAAAATCCAAAGGGGTTGAAATACGATGA
- the hisJ gene encoding histidinol-phosphatase HisJ, producing MLIDYHTHHARCGHAVGNLEDYVRRGIEIGLAQIGLSDHMPLLHVDPATYYPEMAMAKEELPRYVEEVLELKEKYRGQIDVRLGLEGDYIEGWESEIEAIVQSYPWDYVIGSVHFLGEWDVSDFRQVHHWEGQDIFAVYQRYYDAVQKAAKTGFYDIMGHLDVIKRFGHKPDPVRGNEVIQLENSVLTAIAGAGVAMELNASGWSKPCAESFPSRRILESALELRIPLTVGSDAHDPLKLGDNLDVARKMLHEIGVTELATFQGRKRTMIPLVNN from the coding sequence ATGTTAATCGATTATCACACTCATCATGCACGCTGTGGGCATGCCGTGGGCAATCTGGAGGATTATGTACGGCGGGGCATTGAGATCGGATTGGCGCAAATCGGCTTATCAGACCATATGCCCTTGTTACATGTTGATCCAGCTACATATTATCCGGAAATGGCGATGGCCAAAGAGGAACTCCCACGTTATGTGGAGGAAGTTCTGGAACTGAAGGAGAAGTATCGCGGTCAAATCGACGTGAGACTTGGTCTGGAGGGCGATTATATCGAGGGTTGGGAATCTGAGATTGAAGCCATCGTGCAGAGCTATCCATGGGATTATGTCATTGGTTCGGTTCATTTCTTAGGAGAATGGGACGTTTCGGACTTTCGCCAGGTGCATCATTGGGAAGGGCAGGACATTTTTGCCGTGTACCAACGATATTATGATGCTGTACAAAAGGCCGCAAAGACTGGGTTCTACGATATTATGGGGCATCTAGATGTGATCAAGCGTTTTGGTCATAAGCCAGATCCTGTGCGGGGTAATGAGGTTATTCAATTAGAGAATAGTGTGCTAACAGCAATTGCTGGTGCAGGAGTGGCGATGGAACTAAATGCCTCGGGATGGTCTAAGCCTTGTGCGGAATCTTTTCCAAGCCGCCGAATCTTGGAATCGGCTCTGGAACTTAGAATACCACTAACCGTTGGTTCTGATGCCCATGATCCGCTCAAGTTGGGTGATAATTTGGATGTAGCTCGCAAGATGCTGCATGAAATTGGGGTGACCGAGTTAGCCACTTTTCAAGGTCGGAAACGAACGATGATTCCGCTCGTGAATAACTGA
- a CDS encoding ribose-phosphate diphosphokinase, whose product MESKLRIFSGSSNPKLAGQICRRLGVEPGQVKLSRFKSGEIYVHYEESIRNSDVFIVQSLSHPINELFVELLVMIDAAKRASARTVNIIMPYYGYARQERKSAPREPISAKMLADVLTTAGASRVVTIDLHAPAIQGFFNIPVDHLTALDLMTDYLKSKDIRNPVVVSPDAGRASMAEKLASGLDSPFAIMIKKRTAHNESSITHVIGDVAGHTPIIIEDLIDTGSTIINVVEALKERGAEDSFVCATHGLFSDDALERLDHPNIREVVTTDSIALPEIHSSRFKVLSVAPMLAQATQFIMEGGSIAALFKDRGI is encoded by the coding sequence ATGGAATCCAAGCTGCGAATCTTTTCCGGCTCGTCGAATCCGAAGTTAGCAGGGCAAATTTGTAGGCGGTTAGGTGTTGAGCCTGGGCAAGTGAAGTTATCACGCTTCAAAAGCGGTGAGATTTACGTGCACTATGAAGAGAGCATTCGCAACTCCGATGTATTCATCGTGCAATCACTCTCTCATCCGATCAATGAGCTATTTGTAGAGTTGCTGGTCATGATTGATGCTGCGAAACGAGCCTCAGCACGGACGGTTAACATTATTATGCCTTATTACGGTTATGCTCGTCAGGAGCGCAAGTCGGCTCCAAGGGAACCTATTTCCGCTAAAATGTTAGCCGATGTGCTGACGACTGCTGGTGCAAGCCGGGTAGTGACAATTGATCTACATGCTCCAGCCATTCAGGGATTCTTTAACATTCCAGTAGACCATCTCACCGCACTCGATCTCATGACGGATTATTTGAAATCTAAGGATATTCGTAATCCTGTCGTCGTATCACCGGATGCAGGAAGGGCCTCCATGGCTGAGAAGCTGGCAAGTGGTCTAGACTCACCATTCGCCATCATGATCAAGAAGCGCACCGCTCACAATGAGTCTTCCATTACGCATGTCATCGGGGATGTGGCGGGTCATACACCGATCATTATTGAAGATCTAATTGATACCGGTTCCACGATTATCAACGTAGTTGAGGCACTCAAAGAGCGGGGGGCGGAGGATTCATTTGTCTGTGCAACACATGGGTTATTCTCTGATGATGCTCTAGAGAGACTGGATCATCCTAATATTCGGGAAGTGGTCACGACAGATTCTATTGCGTTACCAGAAATTCATTCTTCCAGATTCAAAGTATTGTCTGTTGCTCCTATGCTGGCGCAGGCAACGCAGTTTATTATGGAGGGCGGATCTATCGCTGCCTTGTTTAAGGATCGAGGGATTTAA